The stretch of DNA ACCACCTCAAATATACGGGCAGTCCCCGGGCGAAGGCGATCCTGGACGATTGGTCAGGCTATCGTACCAAGTTCGTGAAGGTGATGCCGGTGGAGTATCGCCGAGCGCTGCGCGAGATGGAGATGGCGCGGATGCCGGTGGCCGCGGAGTAGCCGGCGCTCAAGGCCGGGCGGTGAGCCGCCCGGTCACGGACACACGAGACGAGACGACGCGGGCAGCGCAGTCACAGACTGGCCGGCCCAGGGGCTGACTAATGGGCAAGATCACAGGCTTCCTCGAGTTCGACCGGCAGGAGCAGAAATACCAGCTCGCCGCCGACCGGGTTCGGCACTTCCGCGAGTTCACGCTTCCGCTCGACGAGCACGACCTCACCAAGCAGGCGGCCCGCTGCATGGATTGCGGTATCCCGTTCTGCCACGGGCCGACGGGCTGCCCGGTCCACAACCAGATCCCGGACTGGAACGACCTCGTCTTCCAGTCGGATTGGGAGGAGGCCTCGCGCAACCTCCACTCGACCAACAACTTTCCGGAGTTCACAGGCCGAGTCTGCCCAGCGCCCTGCGAGGAAGCCTGCACGCTGAACCTCGAGAACCAGCCGGTCGCCATCAAGACGATCGAGCAGGCCATCGCCGACCGCGCCTGGAACATGGGCTGGGTGAAGCCCGAGCCGGCGCAGACCCGCACCGGCAAGCGCGTAGCGGTGGTGGGCTCGGGGCCCGCCGGCATGGCGGCCGCCCAGCAGCTTGCCCGGGTCGGGCACGACGTTCACGTCTTCGAGCGCGAGCCGAAGGCCGGCGGCCTGCTGCGCTACGGCATTCCGGACTTCAAGATGGAGAAGCGCCACATCGACCGGCGCGTGCGCCAGATGGAGGCCGAAGGGGTCGTCTTTCACTACAACCAGAACATCGGCGTGACGAAGTCGGTGGACGAACTCAAGGCCGAGTTCGACGCCGTGATGTTCTGCGGGGGCGCCGAAGATCCCCGCAACCCGCAGCTGCCCGGACAGGAACTGGACGGCGTCCACTATGCGATGCCGTACCTCGTCCAGTCGAACCGACGCGTGAACAACGAGCCGATGCGCGGCAACGGCGAGGTGCCGATCCTGGCCAGCGGCAAGAATGTCGTCGTCATCGGTGGCGGTGACACGGCTTCGGACTGCGTCGGCACGGCGTTCCGCCAGGGCGCCCTGTCAGTGACGCAGCTCGACATCCGGCCGCGGCCGCCGGAGCGCGAGGACAAGCTGACCGTGTGGCCCTACTGGCCGACGAAGATGCGGACCTCCTCCAGCCAGGCTGAGGGCGCCGAGCGCGAGTTCCAGGCAGCGACGCTCCGCCTCGAAGGCAACAAGAAGGGGAAACTCACCGGCGTGGTCTGCGCCCGGGTCGACGCCAAGCGCCAGCCGATCGCGGGGACCGAATTCGTTCTGCCGGCTGATCTGGTCTTCATGGCGATCGGTTTCGCCGGCTCGGTGCAGAAGGGCCTCCTCGAGCAATCCGCCGTCGGCGTCAGCAAGCGCGGCAACGTCGAGGCAAACGAGGACGATTACCGGACCTCGGATTCGAAGATCTGGGCGGCCGGCGATATGCGGCGCGGCCAGTCCTTGGTGGTCTGGGCGATCCGGGAGGGACGGCAGGCGGCGCGCGCCATCGACGAGACGCTGATGGGTTCGAGCGTCCTGCCGCGCTAGGGCGATCGCCGATCCGCAGAGCCGTCCGGCGTCAACCGGGCGGCCAG from Methylobacterium sp. PvR107 encodes:
- a CDS encoding glutamate synthase subunit beta, with translation MGKITGFLEFDRQEQKYQLAADRVRHFREFTLPLDEHDLTKQAARCMDCGIPFCHGPTGCPVHNQIPDWNDLVFQSDWEEASRNLHSTNNFPEFTGRVCPAPCEEACTLNLENQPVAIKTIEQAIADRAWNMGWVKPEPAQTRTGKRVAVVGSGPAGMAAAQQLARVGHDVHVFEREPKAGGLLRYGIPDFKMEKRHIDRRVRQMEAEGVVFHYNQNIGVTKSVDELKAEFDAVMFCGGAEDPRNPQLPGQELDGVHYAMPYLVQSNRRVNNEPMRGNGEVPILASGKNVVVIGGGDTASDCVGTAFRQGALSVTQLDIRPRPPEREDKLTVWPYWPTKMRTSSSQAEGAEREFQAATLRLEGNKKGKLTGVVCARVDAKRQPIAGTEFVLPADLVFMAIGFAGSVQKGLLEQSAVGVSKRGNVEANEDDYRTSDSKIWAAGDMRRGQSLVVWAIREGRQAARAIDETLMGSSVLPR